The Bacteroidota bacterium genome window below encodes:
- a CDS encoding T9SS type A sorting domain-containing protein — protein sequence MAGGIPANNIAQWNPANSTWSSLGLGLNDTVYALTVFNGKLIAGGKFSQSGSTLVSNIAQWDGTNWTSLGVGVDGQVNALLQYSGFIYVGGKFTNSGATVLNNVGYWDGSAWRPCAGGVDKDVLALTLIGSNVIVAGRFDNANGSAASKIAKWDGANWTQVGTASFNDRIHSLSYYNGYIYAGGRFTVGGGVNANYLSMFDGTNWVAVGGGVEDRIYSMGIYNGELIVGGQQKFVGAGNNLYCNRIAKWNGSSWSTMSTGMGEKVTALYTTDTTLYAGGEFIYAGGRIANHIAKWQTLNTYSISGTVRYAGSGVIVTGGKIKAIRLDLYTREVLSIDSTNILANGTFNLVRTRQDTVDVLAFPNDLEDNFVPTYYPSTISWQNSQRVYVGGNVSNINIDVIPATPAPSNGVISGTSVLNYLPAGLLNGNGLPFKSKTIIYAKQGSLYRSFSVSDNNEAYGMSALPPGNYDIIVNRVGYTSASANVTLSAGNNFTINNLAFTLNPLDRVGIQNIGTTVSKDFVLHQNYPNPFNPETKIRFEVVNSKNVNITVFDVLGKEVATLVNKKFAPGVYEVSFDASKLSSGIYFYKLITDDFVDTKKMMLLR from the coding sequence ATGGCAGGCGGTATTCCGGCAAATAATATTGCACAATGGAACCCGGCTAATTCAACCTGGTCTTCATTAGGTTTAGGATTAAATGATACGGTTTATGCTCTTACAGTTTTTAACGGTAAATTGATTGCCGGAGGAAAATTTTCGCAATCGGGTTCAACATTAGTCAGCAACATAGCTCAATGGGACGGTACTAATTGGACTTCATTAGGAGTAGGTGTTGATGGTCAAGTAAATGCATTATTACAATATTCAGGTTTCATTTATGTAGGTGGTAAATTTACAAACTCAGGTGCAACAGTTTTAAATAACGTTGGATATTGGGATGGCAGTGCATGGAGACCTTGCGCAGGCGGTGTTGATAAAGATGTTTTAGCTTTAACATTAATAGGTTCAAATGTGATAGTGGCAGGTAGATTTGATAATGCGAACGGTTCAGCTGCAAGTAAAATAGCAAAATGGGACGGCGCGAACTGGACTCAGGTTGGAACTGCAAGTTTTAATGACAGGATTCACTCACTTTCATATTACAACGGATATATTTATGCAGGCGGAAGATTTACAGTCGGCGGTGGAGTGAACGCAAATTATCTTTCGATGTTTGACGGAACTAACTGGGTAGCAGTCGGTGGCGGAGTAGAGGACAGAATTTATTCAATGGGAATTTATAACGGAGAACTGATAGTGGGCGGCCAGCAAAAATTTGTTGGTGCAGGTAATAATCTTTATTGTAACAGAATAGCGAAATGGAACGGTTCTTCATGGTCAACAATGAGTACAGGTATGGGTGAAAAGGTAACTGCTCTTTATACTACTGATACTACATTATATGCCGGCGGCGAGTTTATTTATGCCGGCGGGCGAATTGCAAATCATATTGCAAAGTGGCAGACTTTAAATACATATTCTATCAGCGGAACAGTTAGATATGCGGGCTCAGGTGTGATAGTTACAGGTGGAAAAATAAAAGCTATCAGATTAGATTTATATACAAGAGAAGTACTTTCAATTGACAGTACAAATATTTTAGCTAATGGCACATTTAACTTAGTAAGAACACGTCAGGATACCGTAGACGTTTTAGCATTTCCAAATGATTTAGAAGATAATTTCGTACCAACATATTACCCTTCAACTATTTCATGGCAGAATTCACAGCGAGTTTATGTCGGAGGCAATGTATCAAATATAAATATTGATGTAATACCTGCTACACCTGCTCCTTCCAATGGAGTAATAAGCGGTACATCTGTTTTAAATTATCTGCCCGCAGGATTATTAAACGGAAACGGATTGCCTTTTAAATCGAAGACAATTATTTACGCCAAACAGGGAAGTCTGTACAGAAGCTTTTCAGTCAGTGATAATAATGAAGCATATGGTATGTCAGCATTGCCTCCGGGTAATTATGATATTATAGTAAACAGAGTAGGATATACATCGGCATCGGCAAACGTAACCTTATCTGCAGGAAATAATTTTACAATTAATAATTTAGCATTTACTTTAAATCCTTTGGACAGAGTAGGAATACAAAATATAGGAACAACAGTTTCAAAAGATTTTGTATTGCATCAGAATTATCCGAATCCGTTTAATCCTGAAACAAAAATCAGATTTGAAGTTGTAAACTCTAAAAATGTGAACATAACAGTCTTTGATGTTCTTGGTAAAGAAGTTGCAACATTGGTAAATAAAAAGTTTGCTCCGGGAGTATATGAAGTAAGCTTCGATGCATCAAAACTCTCAAGCGGAATATACTTCTACAAATTGATTACAGATGATTTTGTTGATACTAAAAAAATGATGTTATTAAGATAA
- a CDS encoding TrmB family transcriptional regulator, protein MEDIIKKLEILGFTIYESKVFTVLMSGHNMTAAEIAEKANIPRTSVYDILKQFAEKGFCNEIQTSTKLRYEMIDPDVIEGRIQRDINTDHKKKSEELKSSFDTLKSLYKANAPSENKVDVELIKGFNKFRVLKFMDLLKSSKKEMLLMNRMEAHVSKQLDEEVINFYKRGGKIRSIYEASLNFKLDKEGQWVTPDKEDMIDLLMYFEKQGEKIKLSKSIPQNLAIFDQQIVFLSLSDLTIPKNNRTDVIIRNKNFALCMIELFEVYWKNSSTLDEFKNLKIK, encoded by the coding sequence ATGGAAGACATAATAAAAAAATTAGAAATACTGGGATTCACAATATACGAGTCGAAAGTTTTCACGGTATTGATGAGCGGTCATAATATGACTGCTGCTGAAATTGCTGAGAAGGCTAACATTCCCCGGACATCGGTATATGATATCCTGAAGCAGTTTGCAGAAAAAGGATTCTGCAATGAGATTCAGACATCTACAAAGCTGCGTTATGAAATGATTGACCCGGATGTGATTGAAGGGAGAATTCAAAGAGACATAAACACCGACCATAAAAAGAAAAGCGAGGAACTAAAGTCATCGTTTGATACTTTAAAATCTTTATACAAAGCAAATGCTCCATCAGAAAATAAAGTTGATGTTGAATTAATAAAGGGATTCAATAAATTTAGGGTTCTTAAATTTATGGATCTTCTAAAGAGTTCTAAAAAAGAGATGTTACTTATGAATCGTATGGAAGCTCACGTTTCAAAACAACTTGATGAAGAGGTCATTAATTTTTATAAAAGAGGCGGTAAGATTAGAAGTATTTATGAAGCTTCTCTAAATTTTAAGCTTGATAAAGAAGGACAGTGGGTTACTCCGGATAAAGAAGATATGATAGACTTACTAATGTATTTTGAAAAGCAGGGAGAAAAAATTAAACTATCTAAAAGTATTCCGCAAAACCTTGCAATTTTTGATCAGCAAATTGTGTTTTTAAGTTTATCCGACTTAACAATTCCTAAAAATAACAGAACTGATGTAATTATCAGAAATAAAAATTTTGCTTTATGTATGATTGAACTTTTTGAAGTATATTGGAAAAATAGTTCAACACTAGATGAATTCAAAAATTTGAAAATTAAATGA